One part of the Luteibacter yeojuensis genome encodes these proteins:
- a CDS encoding NAD-glutamate dehydrogenase has protein sequence MNAIRAAENGPFHAVVFDELNKLDYPAERLNEARFFIEAFFERIAPADHALHAPERWAALIADLLAFVRERTAGKAKVRVYNPGQSGSRAVVEVVTDDMPFLVDTVSMVAAAHADIHAIIHPVVPVVRSASGVLESMGAGEKTESVMRFEIDRIDEAELETLKANVEAALADVREAVGDWRAMRGKMVEIADELGKRSLPYTAEEVGEATEFLRWVADDHFTFMGYREYEVAADAGDQVLKAVDGSGLGILRGAERSVAPRSLRTLVASELPRSGATDAIILTKTNARSPIHRPGYMDYVGVLKFDEQGRPTAEQRFLGLFSSNAYMAHPQHVPLVRDKCEAVMNRSGLKRDSHSGKALRHILDTLPRDELFQCSTDELYALSMGLLELAQRTRTRLFIRRDSYGRFFSCLVYIPRDRFNTSVRERVENVLRDAFHGEHLDSAVLMGEAALVRLHVVVRPRIGDHPVYDAASIEAQIVSIARNWYDDLRDRLIELAGEQQGIILANRYGKALPAGYVDEVSPEVAAADVRALAGLDGPDAISMSFYHPPHRREELRFKVYRSGSDIALSEVMPQLENLGLRVLTEHMYEVKLGEGHLFVQDFEVQPVGRLVFEVEQVGTIFEDAFEHIWRGSAENDGFNRLVLGAKLGWRQVAVLRSYCKYLLQTGVAFSQAYMEDALNRYPAIAGLIVELFNARFDPRRESLDGAERERAESLLSHEMHALLDAETLAAQPGLIGNLVSSLGRPRGEQVAAVEEAINALLDNVSSLDEDRILRSFIALVHATLRTNFFQAWDGAYRPYLSFKFDSHRVPDLAKPVPFREIFVYAPRVEGIHLRFGSVARGGLRWSDRREDFRTEVLGLVKAQMVKNTVIVPVGSKGGFFVKRPPAGGDRDAQLAEGIACYRMFINGLLDITDNLVEGKVVPPHDVVRHDEDDPYLVVAADKGTATFSDIANAISTEHGFWLDDAFASGGSYGYDHKGMGITAKGAWESVKRHFRALGRDCQTQDFTVVGVGDMSGDVFGNGMLLSEHIRLLAAFDHRHVFLDPNPDAAKSFAERQRMFALPRSSWDDYDKSLISAGGGVYPRSAKSIPVSPEIRAALGIRADVAHMAPSDLLSAILRAPVDLLWNGGIGTYVKATSETHADVGDRANNSLRVNGNELRCKVVGEGGNLGMTQKGRIEAGQAGVLLNTDFIDNSAGVDTSDHEVNIKILLNDAVQRGELSFDGRNRQLAEMTDEVARLVLWDNYRQNQAITMMEHQSVRRLGSMAHFIGTLEAEGLLDRQVESLPTAAELAERKQRGQGMTRPELSVLLSYDKIRLFQQLLESDVPEDPYLSRELVRYFPVPLHEKYAEHMQRHRLKREIIATAVTNSTINRMGATFMMRMQEDTGHGPASIAKAYTAAREILDARDLWAEIEALDGKVAEDTQIDAILQIWSLLRHLTRWLLNRPGGSLDIAANVDRYASEVTKLREALPDALTNTGRGDFAASQEKWEGLGVPNTLAVRLARVPVLRSALDMVEVSKQSGKGIATVATVFYELAEALDLDWLRGQIEALPVEGAWHAQARGSLLDELNAQHRALALQVLGVAGDRTDVSPVKAWLDRDDATLKYTRAMLAEILTQNADYPIASVAVRRLAQLAQIPV, from the coding sequence ATGAATGCGATTCGCGCTGCCGAAAACGGCCCGTTCCACGCCGTTGTCTTCGATGAACTGAATAAGCTGGACTACCCCGCGGAGCGCCTCAACGAGGCGCGCTTTTTTATCGAGGCCTTTTTCGAGCGGATCGCCCCGGCCGACCACGCGCTGCACGCGCCCGAGCGCTGGGCCGCGTTGATCGCCGACCTGCTCGCCTTCGTCCGCGAGCGCACGGCGGGCAAGGCGAAGGTCCGTGTCTACAACCCCGGTCAGTCCGGTAGCCGGGCGGTGGTCGAGGTCGTCACCGACGACATGCCCTTCCTGGTGGACACGGTGTCCATGGTCGCCGCCGCCCACGCGGACATCCACGCGATCATCCATCCGGTGGTGCCGGTGGTGCGCTCGGCCTCGGGCGTCCTCGAATCCATGGGCGCGGGGGAGAAGACCGAATCCGTGATGCGCTTCGAGATCGACCGCATCGACGAGGCCGAACTCGAGACGCTGAAGGCGAACGTCGAGGCCGCCCTTGCCGACGTGCGCGAGGCCGTGGGCGACTGGCGCGCGATGCGCGGCAAGATGGTGGAGATCGCGGACGAGCTCGGCAAGCGGTCCCTGCCGTACACGGCCGAGGAAGTGGGCGAGGCCACCGAGTTCCTGCGCTGGGTGGCGGACGACCATTTCACCTTCATGGGCTACCGCGAGTACGAAGTGGCCGCGGACGCGGGCGACCAGGTCCTGAAGGCCGTCGACGGCTCCGGTCTCGGCATCCTCCGCGGCGCCGAGCGCTCGGTGGCGCCGCGGTCGCTGCGTACCCTGGTGGCGAGCGAACTGCCGCGCTCGGGCGCGACCGACGCCATCATCCTCACCAAGACCAACGCCCGTTCGCCGATCCATCGCCCGGGCTACATGGATTATGTGGGCGTGCTCAAGTTCGACGAGCAGGGCCGTCCCACCGCCGAGCAGCGTTTCCTCGGCCTGTTCTCCTCCAACGCATACATGGCCCACCCGCAGCACGTGCCGCTGGTGCGCGACAAGTGCGAGGCGGTGATGAACCGCTCCGGCCTGAAGCGCGATTCGCATTCGGGCAAGGCCCTGCGCCACATCCTCGACACCCTGCCGCGCGACGAGCTGTTCCAGTGCAGCACCGACGAGCTTTACGCGCTCTCCATGGGCTTGCTCGAACTGGCCCAGCGCACGCGCACGCGCCTGTTCATCCGTCGCGACAGCTACGGCCGATTCTTCTCCTGCCTCGTCTACATACCGCGCGACCGCTTCAACACGAGCGTGCGCGAGCGCGTGGAGAACGTGCTGCGCGATGCCTTCCATGGCGAGCACCTCGATTCCGCGGTCCTGATGGGCGAAGCCGCCCTGGTCCGCCTGCACGTGGTGGTGCGTCCGCGTATCGGCGACCACCCGGTGTACGACGCGGCCTCCATCGAAGCGCAGATCGTGTCGATCGCGCGCAACTGGTACGACGACCTGCGCGACCGCCTGATCGAACTGGCCGGCGAGCAGCAGGGCATCATCCTCGCCAACCGCTACGGCAAGGCGCTTCCGGCGGGCTACGTCGACGAGGTATCACCCGAGGTCGCGGCCGCCGACGTGCGCGCGCTGGCCGGCCTCGACGGCCCCGACGCCATCAGCATGTCGTTCTACCATCCGCCGCACCGTCGGGAGGAGCTGCGCTTCAAGGTCTACCGTTCCGGTTCCGACATCGCGCTGTCCGAGGTGATGCCGCAGCTCGAGAACCTGGGCCTGCGCGTGCTCACCGAGCACATGTACGAGGTGAAGCTCGGCGAGGGCCACCTCTTCGTGCAGGATTTCGAGGTGCAGCCGGTGGGCCGCCTCGTGTTCGAGGTGGAGCAGGTCGGCACGATCTTCGAGGATGCGTTCGAGCACATCTGGCGCGGCAGCGCGGAGAACGACGGCTTCAACCGCCTCGTCCTCGGCGCGAAACTCGGCTGGCGCCAGGTGGCGGTGCTGCGCAGCTACTGCAAGTACCTGCTGCAGACCGGGGTGGCGTTCTCGCAGGCGTATATGGAAGACGCGCTCAACCGTTACCCGGCCATCGCCGGCCTCATCGTCGAACTGTTCAACGCCCGCTTCGATCCACGCCGGGAAAGCCTCGACGGTGCGGAGCGCGAGCGCGCCGAGAGCCTGCTCTCGCACGAGATGCATGCCCTGTTGGACGCGGAAACGCTCGCCGCGCAGCCGGGCCTCATCGGCAATCTGGTGTCCTCGCTCGGCCGTCCGCGCGGCGAGCAGGTCGCGGCGGTGGAAGAGGCCATCAACGCCCTGCTCGACAATGTGTCCAGCCTCGACGAGGACCGCATCCTGCGCAGCTTCATCGCGCTGGTGCATGCCACGTTGCGCACGAACTTCTTCCAGGCCTGGGACGGCGCCTACCGTCCGTACCTCAGCTTCAAGTTCGATTCGCATCGCGTGCCGGACCTGGCCAAGCCGGTGCCGTTCCGCGAGATCTTCGTCTATGCGCCGCGCGTGGAAGGCATCCACCTGCGCTTCGGCTCCGTGGCCCGCGGCGGCCTGCGCTGGTCCGATCGCCGCGAAGACTTCCGCACCGAGGTGCTGGGCCTGGTGAAGGCGCAGATGGTGAAGAACACCGTCATCGTGCCGGTCGGTTCCAAGGGCGGGTTCTTCGTGAAGCGTCCGCCGGCGGGCGGCGACCGCGATGCGCAGCTGGCCGAGGGCATCGCCTGCTACCGCATGTTCATCAACGGCCTGCTCGACATCACCGACAACCTCGTCGAGGGCAAGGTCGTCCCGCCGCACGACGTCGTGCGGCATGACGAAGACGACCCGTACCTGGTGGTCGCCGCGGACAAGGGCACGGCCACGTTCTCCGACATCGCCAACGCCATCTCGACCGAGCATGGCTTCTGGCTCGACGATGCCTTCGCCTCCGGCGGCTCCTACGGTTACGACCACAAGGGCATGGGCATCACGGCCAAGGGCGCCTGGGAGTCGGTGAAACGCCACTTCCGCGCGCTGGGCCGCGACTGCCAGACCCAGGATTTCACCGTGGTGGGTGTGGGCGACATGTCCGGCGACGTGTTCGGCAACGGCATGCTGCTCTCGGAGCACATCCGCCTGCTGGCCGCGTTCGACCACCGCCATGTATTCCTCGACCCGAATCCGGACGCGGCGAAGTCGTTCGCGGAACGCCAGCGCATGTTCGCCCTGCCGCGCTCCTCGTGGGACGATTACGACAAGTCGCTGATCTCCGCCGGCGGCGGCGTCTATCCGCGTAGCGCGAAGTCGATCCCGGTGTCCCCGGAAATCCGCGCGGCGCTCGGTATCCGTGCCGACGTCGCCCACATGGCGCCCAGCGATCTCCTCTCGGCGATCCTGAGGGCGCCGGTGGACCTGCTCTGGAACGGCGGCATCGGCACCTACGTGAAGGCCACCTCCGAAACGCATGCCGACGTCGGCGATCGCGCGAACAATTCGCTGCGCGTGAACGGCAACGAGCTGCGCTGCAAGGTGGTGGGCGAGGGCGGAAACCTGGGCATGACCCAGAAGGGTCGCATCGAGGCCGGCCAGGCCGGCGTGTTGCTCAACACCGACTTCATCGACAACTCCGCGGGCGTGGACACCTCCGACCACGAGGTGAACATCAAGATCCTGCTCAACGACGCCGTGCAGCGCGGCGAGCTCAGCTTCGACGGCCGCAACCGCCAGCTGGCGGAAATGACCGACGAAGTGGCGCGCCTCGTGCTTTGGGACAACTACCGGCAGAACCAGGCCATCACGATGATGGAGCACCAGTCGGTGCGCCGCCTGGGTTCGATGGCCCACTTCATCGGCACGCTGGAAGCCGAAGGCCTTCTCGATCGCCAGGTGGAGTCGCTGCCGACGGCCGCCGAACTGGCCGAGCGCAAGCAGCGCGGCCAGGGCATGACGCGTCCCGAACTGTCGGTGCTGCTCTCCTACGACAAGATCCGCCTGTTCCAGCAGCTGCTGGAGTCGGACGTGCCGGAAGATCCGTACCTGTCGCGCGAGCTGGTGCGCTACTTCCCCGTGCCGCTGCACGAGAAATACGCCGAGCACATGCAGCGCCATCGCCTGAAGCGCGAGATCATCGCCACGGCGGTGACCAACTCGACCATCAACCGCATGGGCGCCACGTTCATGATGCGCATGCAGGAGGACACCGGCCACGGTCCGGCGTCCATCGCCAAGGCTTATACGGCGGCACGCGAGATCCTGGACGCCCGCGACCTGTGGGCCGAGATCGAGGCGCTCGACGGCAAGGTGGCCGAGGATACGCAGATCGACGCGATCCTGCAGATCTGGTCGCTGCTGCGCCATCTCACGCGCTGGCTGCTGAACCGTCCGGGCGGTTCCCTGGACATCGCCGCGAACGTCGATCGTTACGCCAGCGAGGTCACGAAGCTGCGCGAGGCGCTGCCGGACGCGCTGACCAACACCGGTCGTGGCGACTTCGCCGCCAGCCAGGAGAAGTGGGAAGGCCTCGGCGTGCCCAATACCCTGGCCGTGCGCCTGGCCCGCGTTCCGGTGCTGCGCTCGGCGCTGGACATGGTCGAGGTCTCGAAGCAGAGCGGCAAGGGCATCGCCACGGTCGCCACGGTCTTCTACGAACTGGCCGAGGCGCTCGACCTCGACTGGCTGCGCGGCCAGATCGAGGCGCTGCCGGTGGAAGGCGCGTGGCACGCGCAGGCACGCGGCTCGCTGCTGGACGAGTTGAACGCCCAGCATCGCGCCCTGGCCCTGCAGGTGCTCGGCGTCGCCGGCGATCGCACCGACGTCAGCCCGGTCAAGGCCTGGCTGGACCGCGACGACGCGACGCTGAAGTACACCCGCGCGATGCTTGCGGAAATCCTCACCCAGAACGCGGACTACCCGATCGCCTCGGTCGCCGTCCGCCGCCTGGCCCAGCTGGCGCAGATTCCGGTCTGA
- a CDS encoding efflux RND transporter periplasmic adaptor subunit — MNPLPLRSSLLALGLAAALAACHKQEAPQQPPPPEVGVITAQPQDAPLVQDQVGRLSAYRTADVRARVPGILLHRLYEEGTDVKAGQKLFQIDPQPLKAELDAQLANLASTRASAVNAKAQADRARGLIGKNYVSRQDLDTAEANERTANAAVKQAQANAEAARINLGFTDVVSPIDGRAGQQQVTEGALVGQGETTLLTRVDQIDKLYVNFSVSVSDLDAMRRAAAAGAATLSPTDKATVRIQLPDGSDFGEEGTLDFSSATVNPQTGTVNLRALLNNPGERLLPGQFVTVKATLGDLHNVYLVPQAAVLRDANDAYVMVVGEGHAKNPQTGAETAVPSAAVRRPIKADRISGSNWVVTDGLKPGDRIIVQGLPKARENAPVKASPAQAAPAAAAGPGAAAPAGKQ, encoded by the coding sequence ATGAATCCCCTGCCCTTGCGCTCGTCCCTGCTGGCCCTCGGCCTCGCCGCGGCGCTTGCCGCCTGCCATAAGCAGGAAGCTCCCCAGCAGCCGCCTCCGCCGGAAGTGGGCGTCATCACCGCCCAGCCGCAGGACGCGCCGCTGGTCCAGGACCAGGTCGGCCGCCTCTCCGCCTACCGTACGGCCGACGTGCGTGCGCGCGTGCCCGGCATCCTGCTGCACCGTCTGTATGAGGAAGGCACGGACGTGAAGGCCGGCCAGAAGCTGTTCCAGATCGACCCCCAGCCGCTCAAGGCCGAACTGGACGCCCAGCTCGCCAACCTTGCCTCCACCCGTGCCTCGGCGGTCAATGCCAAGGCGCAGGCGGATCGGGCGCGCGGCCTCATCGGCAAGAACTACGTATCCCGCCAGGACCTCGACACGGCCGAAGCGAACGAGCGGACCGCGAACGCCGCGGTCAAGCAGGCCCAGGCGAACGCCGAGGCGGCGCGAATCAACCTCGGCTTTACCGATGTGGTCTCGCCGATCGACGGTCGCGCCGGGCAGCAGCAGGTGACCGAAGGCGCGCTGGTGGGCCAGGGCGAGACCACCCTGCTCACCCGCGTCGACCAGATCGACAAGCTGTACGTGAACTTCAGCGTCTCGGTGTCCGACCTCGACGCGATGCGCCGCGCCGCGGCCGCCGGCGCCGCCACGCTGTCGCCGACGGACAAGGCCACCGTGCGCATCCAGCTCCCGGACGGCTCCGACTTCGGCGAGGAAGGAACGCTCGATTTCTCCTCGGCGACGGTGAATCCGCAGACGGGCACGGTGAACCTGCGCGCGCTGCTGAACAATCCAGGCGAGCGCCTGCTTCCGGGCCAGTTCGTGACGGTGAAGGCCACCCTCGGCGACCTGCACAACGTCTACCTGGTGCCGCAGGCCGCCGTGCTGCGCGACGCCAACGACGCCTATGTGATGGTCGTCGGCGAAGGCCATGCCAAGAACCCACAGACCGGTGCCGAAACGGCCGTACCTTCGGCGGCCGTGCGCCGCCCGATCAAGGCCGATCGCATCAGCGGCTCCAACTGGGTGGTCACCGACGGCCTCAAGCCGGGTGACCGGATCATCGTCCAGGGCCTGCCCAAGGCGAGGGAGAACGCGCCGGTGAAGGCGTCCCCCGCGCAGGCCGCACCCGCGGCAGCGGCCGGCCCCGGTGCCGCCGCTCCCGCCGGCAAGCAGTAA
- a CDS encoding efflux RND transporter permease subunit produces the protein MPSFFIDRPIFAWVVAILISLCGTIALLNMGIESYPNIAPPQVVVSATYPGASADTTEKTVTQVIEQQLTGIDHLLYFSSSSSSSGTAQVTLTFESGTDPDIAQVQVQNKVALATPRLPSEVTQQGVVVAKSNPDFLMFIALTSSNPAIDGDRLTDIVSSQVLDQIARIPGVGNTRQLGAEYAMRVWLNPDKLRGYGLSATDLRNALSTQNVQFAAGSIGTDPAVKGQGFSATVSAEGRFTTPEQFSEIILRANNDGTVVRLKDVARVELGPQNYGFNAQWNGTATGSFGVQLLPGANALDVANAVRAKMNELARSFPDGVTWFAPYDTTKFVTISIEEVVHTLIEAIILVFLVMLLFLQNFRATIIPTLVIPVALLGTFLGLSPLGFTINQLTLFGMVLAIGIVVDDAIVVIENVERIMSEEGLSPKEATRKAMGQITGAVIAITVVLTAVFVPSALQPGASGIIYKQFALTIAVSMGFSAFLALTFTPALCATILRHEHAHKKNVVYRKFNQLFDWVTHTYSGHIGGAIRHAPRWMVLFVLIAVLCGFLFARLPTSFVPDEDQGYALAIVQLPPGSSLARTEKVMAEQRGILLKDPAVDGIFQISGFSFVGQGENVGMTFIRLKDWGDRDLTATQFIQQANGKMQAVRDATIFVVNLPTIRGLSQFGGIDMYLQARAGQSRDQLTAARNMLLGAAAQNSALVGVRPNTLEDAPLLQLHVDRTQAQTMGLSVSDIYTAIQLTLAPVYVNDFSYEGRVKRVMLQADAPYRMGTDAFSHIFTPSTLAAASSATSPDTNVASTTSSVDNAMIPLSTVVDSKWAMAAPTLNRYNGYSAVEIVGNQAPGYSTGQAMQIVEGIVNDKLPKGFGYDWTGQSYQEILSGNSATMLLALSVVIVFLCLAALYESWSIPVAVLLVVPLGILGTVVFSMLRGLPNDIYFKIGMITVIGLAAKNAILIVEFAVEQQQAGKTLREGVVEAARLRLRPILMTSLAFILGVFPLAISTGAGANSRHAIGTGVIGGMLFATFLGLLLIPVFYVTVRRMLGDKMDEVSQTIRHTHGPDGDGHGPHGGGDGPQGGNPSTNVGPHAPNVGDVSAFDSDPRRGTDRP, from the coding sequence ATGCCGAGTTTCTTCATCGACCGCCCCATCTTCGCGTGGGTGGTGGCGATCCTGATCAGCCTGTGCGGCACGATCGCCCTGCTCAACATGGGTATCGAGTCGTATCCGAACATCGCCCCGCCGCAGGTCGTCGTCTCGGCGACCTACCCGGGCGCGAGTGCGGACACGACCGAAAAGACCGTGACGCAGGTCATCGAGCAGCAGCTGACCGGTATCGACCACCTGCTGTACTTCAGTTCCTCGTCGAGCTCCAGCGGTACCGCGCAGGTCACGCTGACCTTCGAGTCCGGCACCGATCCCGACATCGCCCAGGTGCAGGTGCAGAACAAGGTGGCGCTGGCCACGCCGCGCCTGCCGTCGGAAGTGACCCAGCAGGGCGTCGTGGTGGCGAAGTCCAACCCCGACTTCCTGATGTTCATCGCGCTGACCTCGTCGAACCCGGCGATCGACGGCGACCGCCTGACCGACATCGTGTCGTCGCAGGTGCTCGACCAGATCGCCCGTATCCCCGGCGTGGGCAACACCCGCCAGCTGGGTGCCGAGTACGCCATGCGTGTCTGGCTCAATCCGGACAAGCTGCGCGGCTACGGCCTCTCCGCCACCGACCTGCGCAACGCGCTCAGCACGCAGAACGTGCAGTTCGCCGCGGGCTCCATCGGCACCGATCCGGCCGTGAAGGGCCAGGGCTTCAGCGCCACGGTGTCCGCGGAAGGCCGCTTCACCACGCCTGAGCAGTTCTCCGAGATCATCCTGCGCGCCAACAACGACGGCACCGTCGTCCGCCTGAAGGACGTGGCCCGGGTGGAGCTCGGCCCGCAGAATTACGGCTTCAATGCGCAGTGGAACGGCACGGCCACGGGTTCGTTCGGCGTGCAGTTGCTGCCCGGCGCGAACGCGCTGGACGTCGCGAACGCCGTGCGCGCGAAGATGAACGAGCTGGCCAGGAGCTTCCCGGACGGCGTGACCTGGTTCGCGCCGTACGACACGACGAAGTTCGTGACCATCTCGATCGAGGAAGTGGTGCACACGCTGATCGAGGCGATCATCCTCGTCTTCCTCGTGATGCTGCTGTTCCTGCAGAACTTCCGCGCCACGATCATCCCGACCCTGGTCATCCCGGTGGCCCTGCTCGGCACCTTCCTGGGCCTCTCGCCGCTCGGCTTCACGATCAACCAGCTGACCCTGTTCGGCATGGTGCTCGCCATCGGCATCGTCGTCGACGACGCCATCGTGGTGATCGAGAACGTCGAGCGCATCATGTCCGAGGAAGGACTGTCGCCGAAGGAAGCCACGCGCAAGGCCATGGGCCAGATCACCGGCGCCGTCATCGCGATCACCGTGGTGCTGACGGCCGTGTTCGTGCCTTCGGCGCTGCAGCCCGGCGCCTCGGGCATCATTTACAAGCAGTTCGCGCTGACGATCGCGGTGTCGATGGGCTTCTCGGCCTTCCTCGCCCTGACCTTCACCCCGGCCCTCTGCGCGACGATCCTCCGGCACGAGCACGCGCACAAGAAGAACGTCGTCTACCGCAAGTTCAACCAGCTGTTCGACTGGGTCACGCATACCTACTCCGGCCACATCGGCGGCGCGATCCGCCATGCACCGCGCTGGATGGTCTTGTTCGTGCTGATCGCCGTACTCTGCGGCTTCCTGTTCGCCAGGCTGCCGACCAGCTTCGTGCCGGACGAGGACCAGGGTTATGCGCTGGCCATCGTGCAGCTGCCTCCGGGTTCCAGCCTTGCCCGCACCGAGAAGGTGATGGCCGAACAGCGCGGGATTCTGCTGAAGGATCCGGCCGTGGACGGCATCTTCCAGATCTCCGGCTTCAGCTTCGTGGGCCAGGGCGAGAACGTGGGCATGACCTTCATCCGCCTGAAGGACTGGGGCGACCGCGACCTGACCGCCACCCAGTTCATCCAGCAGGCGAACGGCAAGATGCAGGCCGTGCGCGATGCCACGATCTTCGTCGTCAACCTGCCGACGATCCGCGGTCTCTCGCAGTTCGGCGGTATCGACATGTACCTGCAGGCCCGCGCCGGCCAGTCGCGCGATCAGCTCACCGCGGCGCGCAACATGCTGCTGGGCGCCGCCGCGCAGAACAGCGCGCTGGTAGGCGTGCGCCCGAACACCCTGGAAGACGCGCCGCTGCTGCAACTGCACGTGGACCGTACCCAGGCGCAGACGATGGGCCTCTCGGTCAGCGACATCTACACGGCCATCCAGCTCACGCTGGCGCCGGTATACGTCAACGACTTCTCCTACGAGGGCCGTGTGAAGCGCGTGATGCTGCAGGCCGACGCGCCCTACCGCATGGGCACGGACGCGTTCTCGCACATCTTCACGCCGAGCACGCTTGCCGCGGCTTCGTCGGCCACGTCGCCGGATACGAACGTGGCCAGCACCACGTCGTCGGTGGACAACGCGATGATCCCGCTGTCCACGGTGGTGGACTCGAAGTGGGCGATGGCGGCACCGACACTCAATCGCTACAACGGCTACTCGGCGGTGGAAATCGTCGGTAACCAGGCGCCGGGGTATTCCACCGGCCAGGCGATGCAGATCGTCGAAGGTATCGTCAACGACAAGCTGCCGAAGGGCTTCGGTTACGACTGGACCGGCCAGTCGTACCAGGAAATCCTCTCCGGCAACTCGGCGACGATGCTGCTGGCCCTGTCGGTGGTGATCGTATTCCTCTGCCTCGCCGCCCTGTACGAGAGCTGGTCGATCCCGGTCGCGGTGCTGCTGGTGGTGCCGCTGGGCATCCTGGGCACGGTGGTGTTCTCGATGCTGCGCGGCCTGCCGAACGACATCTACTTCAAGATCGGCATGATCACCGTCATCGGCCTCGCGGCGAAGAACGCGATCCTGATCGTGGAATTCGCGGTCGAACAGCAGCAGGCAGGAAAAACGCTGCGCGAAGGCGTCGTCGAGGCCGCCCGTCTCCGACTGCGCCCCATCCTGATGACCTCGCTGGCCTTCATCCTCGGCGTGTTCCCGCTGGCGATCTCCACCGGCGCGGGTGCGAACTCCCGCCACGCGATCGGCACCGGCGTCATCGGCGGCATGCTCTTCGCCACGTTCCTGGGCCTGCTGCTGATCCCGGTGTTCTACGTGACGGTGCGCCGCATGCTGGGCGACAAGATGGACGAGGTGTCGCAGACCATCCGCCACACGCACGGCCCGGACGGCGACGGCCACGGTCCGCACGGCGGCGGCGATGGCCCGCAAGGCGGTAACCCGTCGACCAACGTCGGCCCGCACGCCCCGAACGTCGGCGACGTGAGCGCCTTCGATTCGGATCCTCGACGAGGCACCGACCGACCGTAA
- a CDS encoding BrnT family toxin: MKALTFEWDAAKAVANKAKHGVSFRAATKVFFDPCYVEHHDGGDHAEDRYVAFGLVRGRVLLVVYTMRDKVIRLISAREAPRHEATHYWKNRSLYH; the protein is encoded by the coding sequence ATGAAGGCGCTGACGTTCGAGTGGGACGCTGCGAAAGCCGTCGCCAACAAAGCGAAACACGGCGTCTCCTTTCGAGCTGCGACGAAAGTGTTCTTCGATCCCTGTTACGTCGAGCACCACGATGGTGGCGATCATGCAGAAGACAGGTACGTCGCCTTCGGACTTGTTCGAGGGCGAGTTCTGTTGGTCGTCTACACAATGCGCGACAAGGTCATCCGTTTGATTTCAGCCCGCGAGGCACCCCGTCATGAAGCGACCCACTACTGGAAAAACCGTTCGCTATACCATTGA
- a CDS encoding BrnA antitoxin family protein, whose translation MKRPTTGKTVRYTIDLDAPPSFTPEEIAELDALEGRPVDFSDIPEQVDDGKWYRPGKFEEVINKQQVTLRIDRDVLEFFRSSGQRYQTRINNVLRDYMLAHQATPPQKRSR comes from the coding sequence ATGAAGCGACCCACTACTGGAAAAACCGTTCGCTATACCATTGATCTGGACGCTCCTCCGTCCTTCACTCCCGAGGAAATCGCGGAACTCGATGCCCTGGAGGGCCGCCCCGTCGACTTCAGCGATATCCCCGAGCAGGTCGACGACGGCAAGTGGTATCGTCCGGGCAAGTTCGAAGAAGTGATCAACAAGCAGCAGGTCACCCTGCGTATCGATCGCGACGTGCTGGAATTCTTTCGCAGCAGCGGCCAGCGCTACCAGACCCGCATCAACAACGTGTTGCGCGACTACATGCTGGCGCATCAGGCGACGCCCCCGCAGAAGCGTAGTCGCTGA
- a CDS encoding CDP-alcohol phosphatidyltransferase family protein, which yields MHRRPIRSRDTRAVRGIARILALRSITPNQISALSVVFALIGTVLFGASPHSPAALVGVIVAIQLRLLCNLLDGMIAIEGDKAESSGRFFNEVPDRLADVLLLVPLGYAVDQDYLGWLIACLALSTAYLRAFGASLGFGEDFRGPGAKPHRMAMLTATCAAAALESIWRAPFWSFWLGAVALILLTSLTLVRRSQHIVRSLREKPRRSSFQVTSAFIREKE from the coding sequence ATGCACCGACGACCCATCAGAAGCCGCGACACGCGCGCTGTTCGGGGGATTGCACGTATCCTTGCCCTGCGCAGCATTACACCCAACCAGATCTCGGCGCTATCAGTGGTCTTCGCACTGATCGGAACAGTCTTATTCGGAGCGTCCCCTCATTCTCCAGCGGCTCTTGTTGGCGTCATCGTCGCCATCCAACTGCGCCTGCTATGCAACCTGCTGGACGGCATGATTGCTATCGAGGGTGACAAGGCGGAAAGCTCCGGACGGTTCTTCAACGAGGTACCCGATCGTCTCGCGGACGTACTTCTTCTGGTGCCACTGGGATACGCGGTCGACCAGGATTATCTCGGATGGTTGATTGCCTGTCTGGCATTGAGCACGGCCTACCTACGCGCCTTTGGCGCCTCGCTCGGGTTCGGTGAGGACTTTCGAGGCCCCGGTGCCAAGCCTCATCGCATGGCTATGCTGACCGCCACCTGCGCCGCTGCCGCGCTTGAGTCGATCTGGCGGGCGCCCTTCTGGAGCTTCTGGCTGGGCGCGGTGGCTCTGATTTTGTTGACGAGCCTGACCCTGGTCCGACGATCGCAACACATCGTCCGCAGTCTTCGAGAGAAGCCCCGTCGGTCCTCATTCCAGGTGACCTCGGCCTTTATAAGAGAAAAGGAATGA